In Rosa chinensis cultivar Old Blush chromosome 1, RchiOBHm-V2, whole genome shotgun sequence, a genomic segment contains:
- the LOC112202388 gene encoding 1-aminocyclopropane-1-carboxylate oxidase homolog 4 codes for MVANIGEQGYDRAEEVKQFDDSKLGVKGLVDSGLSSIPQIFIHPPETLQQLQSKTRPDAQPIPTIDLSDLHSDRRFAIVDQVSALCRNFGFFQITNHGIPSVVMDRTIAAIKVFHEQPTEVKAQFYRRGRGLGVSYLSNVDLYKAKAASWRDTLQVRLGPVLAVADVPEVCRDEIVAWNREIQRLGEDLLGLMSEGLGLRTEKLKDMTCLKGRVMLGHYYPPCPQPDLTVGLTSHSDPGVLTILLQDHIGGLQVKHDGAWVDVKPIPGALVINVGDLLQIISNEEYKSVDHRVLANPHHEPRVSVAVFLNPSNREGLFGPLPELVSPEKPALYKEFKFSEFMTRVFSKELSGKSLVNYSKL; via the exons ATGGTGGCAAATATTGGCGAACAGGGTTATGATAGAGCTGAAGAAGTGAAGCAATTCGAcgactccaagcttggagtcaAAGGCCTGGTCGACTCGGGTCTCTCCTCCATCCCTCAAATCTTTATCCACCCGCCCGAAACATTACAACAGTTGCAGTCCAAGACCCGACCCGACGCCCAACCAATCCCCACCATCGACCTCTCCGACCTCCACTCTGATCGCCGCTTTGCCATAGTCGACCAAGTCAGCGCCTTGTGCCGCAACTTTGGTTTCTTCCAGATCACCAACCATGGCATACCTTCGGTGGTAATGGACCGTACGATCGCCGCCATCAAGGTCTTCCATGAGCAGCCGACGGAGGTTAAAGCGCAATTCTACCGTAGAGGGAGGGGCCTAGGTGTGTCATATCTCTCCAACGTCGACCTGTACAAGGCCAAAGCTGCCAGCTGGCGCGACACGCTTCAGGTGAGGCTCGGCCCTGTGCTGGCGGTCGCCGATGTTCCGGAGGTTTGTAGGGACGAAATTGTTGCATGGAACCGAGAGATCCAACGGTTGGGAGAGGACTTGCTGGGGTTGATGAGTGAAGGACTGGGGTTGCGCACGGAGAAGCTGAAGGACATGACGTGTCTGAAAGGAAGGGTGATGTTGGGCCACTACTACCCGCCCTGCCCACAGCCTGATCTAACAGTTGGGCTTACTTCACATAGTGACCCGGGAGTGTTGACCATCCTGCTTCAAGATCATATTGGTGGGTTGCAGGTTAAGCACGATGGGGCTTGGGTGGATGTGAAACCTATCCCCGGTGCTCTTGTGATTAATGTTGGTGATTTACTTCAG ATTATTTCAAATGAGGAATACAAAAGCGTGGATCACCGGGTGTTGGCGAATCCACACCACGAGCCTCGTGTCTCAGTAGCCGTGTTTTTGAACCCGAGCAATAGAGAGGGGTTGTTTGGTCCGCTGCCAGAGTTGGTCTCTCCGGAGAAGCCAGCTCTCTACAAAGAGTTTAAGTTTTCGGAATTCATGACAAGGGTATTCAGCAAAGAATTGAGTGGCAAATCCTTAGTAAATTATTCTAAGTTGTAG